A genomic region of Ovis canadensis isolate MfBH-ARS-UI-01 breed Bighorn chromosome 9, ARS-UI_OviCan_v2, whole genome shotgun sequence contains the following coding sequences:
- the CPSF1 gene encoding cleavage and polyadenylation specificity factor subunit 1 isoform X2, protein MYAVYKQAHPPTGLEFSMYCNFFNNSERNLVVAGTSQLYVYRLNRDSEAPTKNDRSTGPVHFLSADGKAHREHREKLELVASFSFFGNVMSMASVQLAGAKRDALLLSFKDAKLSVVEYDPGTHDLKTLSLHYFEEPELRDGFVQNVHTPRVRVDPDGRCAAMLIYGTRLVVLPFRRESLAEEHEGLVGEGQRSSFLPSYIIDVRALDEKLLNIVDLQFLHGYYEPTLLILFEPNQTWPGRVAVRQDTCSIVAISLNITQKVHPVIWSLTSLPFDCTQALAVPKPIGGVVIFAVNSLLYLNQSVPPYGVALNSLTTGTTAFPLRTQEGVRITLDCAQAAFISYDKMVISLKGGEIYVLTLITDGMRSVRAFHFDKAAASVLTTSMVTMEPGYLFLGSRLGNSLLLKYTEKLQEPPASTTREAADKEEPPSKKKRVDATTGWSGGKSVPQDEVDEIEVYGSEAQSGTQLATYSFEVCDSILNIGPCANAAMGEPAFLSEEFQNSPEPDLEIVVCSGYGKNGALSVLQKSIRPQVVTTFELPGCYDMWTVISPVRKEQEETLKGEGTEPEPGAPEAEDDGRRHGFLILSREDSTMILQTGQEIMELDASGFATQGPTVFAGNIGDNRYIVQVSPLGIRLLEGVNQLHFIPVDLGSPIVQCAVADPYVVIMSAEGHVTMFLLKNDSYGGRHHRLALHKPPLHHSKVITLCVYRDVSGMFTTESRLGGVRDELGGRGGPEAEGQGAETSPTVDDEEEMLYGDSGSLFSPSKEEARRSSQPPADRDPTPFRAEPTHWCLLVRENGAMEIYQLPDWRLVFLVKNFPVGQRVLVDSSFGQPTTQGEARKEEATRQGELPLVKEVLLVALGSRQRRPYLLVHVDQELLIYEAFPHDSQLGQGNLKVRFKKVPHNINFREKKPKPSKKKAEGGSTEEGTGPRGRVARFRYFEDIYGYSGVFICGPSPHWLLVTGRGALRLHPMGIDGPIDSFAPFHNINCPRGFLYFNRQGELRISVLPAYLSYDAPWPVRKIPLRCTAHYVAYHVESKVYAVATSTSTPCTRVPRMTGEEKEFETIERDERYVHPQQEAFCIQLISPVSWEAIPNARIELEEWEHVTCMKTVSLRSEETVSGLKGYVAAGTCLMQGEEVTCRGRILIMDVIEVVPEPGQPLTKNKFKVLYEKEQKGPVTALCHCNGHLVSAIGQKIFLWSLRASELTGMAFIDTQLYIHQMISVKNFILAADVMKSISLLRYQEESKTLSLVSRDAKPLEVYSVDFMVDNAQLGFLVSDRDRNLMVYMYLPEAKESFGGMRLLRRADFHVGAHVNTFWRTPCRGAAEGPSKKSVVWENKHITWFATLDGGIGLLLPMQEKTYRRLLMLQNALTTMLPHHAGLNPRAFRMLHVDRRVLQNAVRNVLDGELLNRYLYLSTMERGELAKKIGTTPDIILDDLLETDRVTAHF, encoded by the exons ATGTACGCCGTGTACAAGCAGGCGCATCCGCCCACCGGCCTGGAGTTCTCCATGTACTGCAACTTCTTTAACAACAGCGAGCGCAACCTCGTGGTAGCCGGGACCTCGCAGCTCTATGTATACCGCCTCAACCGGGACTCCGAG gcgCCGACCAAAAATGACAGGAGCACAG GCCCTGTCCACTTTCTCTCCGCAGACGGGAAGGCCCACCGGGAGCACCGGGAAAAGCTGGAGCTGGtggcttccttctccttctttggcaacGTCATGTCCATGGCCAGTGTGCAGCTGGCTGGTGCCAAGCGGGATGCCCTGCTCTTGAGCTTCAAGGATGCCaag CTGTCGGTGGTGGAGTACGACCCGGGCACCCACGACCTCAAGACCCTGTCTCTGCACTACTTCGAGGAGCCTGAGCTGCGG GACGGCTTCGTGCAGAACGTGCACACGCCCCGGGTGCGTGTGGACCCCGACGGGCGCTGCGCGGCCATGCTCATCTACGGCACACGGCTGGTGGTCCTGCCCTTCCGCAGGGAGAGCCTGGCCGAGGAGCACGAGGGGCTCGTGGGGGAGGG GCAGAGGTCCAGCTTCCTGCCCAGCTACATCATCGACGTGCGGGCCCTGGACGAGAAGCTTCTCAACATCGTCGACCTGCAGTTCCTGCACGGCTACTATGAGCCCACCCTGCTCATCCTGTTTGAGCCCAACCAGACGTGGCCTGG GCGGGTGGCCGTGCGGCAGGACACATGCTCCATCGTGGCCATCTCCCTGAACATCACGCAGAAGGTGCACCCCGTCATCTGGTCCCTCACCAGCCTGCCCTTCGACTGCACCCAGGCCCTGGCGGTGCCCAAGCCCATAG GCGGGGTGGTGATCTTCGCGGTCAACTCGCTGCTGTACCTGAACCAGAGCGTCCCTCCCTACGGTGTGGCTCTCAACAGCCTCACCACCGGCACCACTGCCTTTCCCCTGC GCACCCAGGAAGGTGTGCGGATCACCCTGGACTGTGCTCAGGCGGCCTTCATCTCCTATGACAAGATGGTCATCTCCCTCAAGGGCGGTGAGAT CTACGTGCTGACGCTCATCACGGATGGCATGCGCAGTGTCCGGGCCTTCCACTTCGACAAGGCTGCCGCCAGCGTCCTCACCACCAGT ATGGTCACCATGGAGCCTGGGTATCTGTTCCTCGGCTCTCGTCTCGGCAACTCGCTGCTCCTCAAGTACACGGAGAAGCTGCAGGAGCCCCCAGCCAGTACCACCCGTGAGGCTGCCGACAAG GAAGAGCCGCCCTCCAAGAAGAAGCGTGTGGACGCCACCACGGGCTGGTCAG GGGGCAAGTCAGTGCCGCAGGACGAGGTGGACGAGATTGAAGTGTACGGCAGTGAGGCGCAGTCAGGCACACAGCTGGCCACGTACTCCTTTGAG GTGTGTGACAGCATCCTCAACATCGGACCCTGTGCCAACGCTGCCATGGGCGAGCCCGCCTTCCTCTCTGAAGAG TTTCAGAACAGTCCGGAGCCAGACCTGGAGATCGTGGTGTGCTCTGGCTATGGCAAGAACGGGGCCCTGTCGGTGCTGCAG AAGAGCATCCGGCCCCAGGTGGTGACGACCTTTGAGCTCCCTGGCTGCTATGACATGTGGACAGTCATTTCCCCCGTGCGTAAGGAGCAG GAGGAGACCCTCAAGGGGGAGGGCACGGAGCCAGAGCCTGGTGCTCCTGAGGCCGAGGATGACGGGCGGAGACACGGGTTCCTCATTCTTAGCCGGGAAGACTCTACCATG ATCCTGCAGACAGGGCAGGAGATCATGGAGCTGGACGCCAGCGGCTTTGCCACGCAGGGCCCCACGGTCTTCGCTGGCAACATCGGGGACAACCGTTACATCGTGCAGGTGTCGCCACTCGGCATCCGCCTGCTGGAAGGAG TGAACCAGCTGCACTTCATCCCCGTGGACCTGGGTTCCCCCATCGTGCAGTGTGCCGTGGCCGACCCCTACGTGGTCATCATGAGCGCTGAGGGCCACGTCACCATGTTCCTGCTCAAGAACGACTCGTACGGGGGCCGCCATCACCGCCTGGCGCTGCACAAGCCGCCCCTGCACCAT TCCAAGGTGATCACACTGTGTGTGTACCGGGACGTCAGCGGCATGTTCACCACTGAGAGCCGTCTGGGTGGAGTCCGCGACGAGCTGGGGGGCCGCGGCGGCCCTGAGGCCGAGGGCCAGGGCGCAGAGACCAG CCCCACGGTGGATGACGAGGAGGAGATGCTCTACGGGGACTCCGGCTCCCTCTTCAGCCCCAGCAAGGAGGAGGCGCGCAGGAGCAGTCAGCCACCCGCCGACCGGGACCCCACACCCTTCCGGGCCGAGCCCACCCACTGGTGCCTGCTGGTGCGGGAGAACGGAGCCATGGAG ATCTACCAGCTCCCCGACTGGCGGCTCGTGTTCCTGGTGAAGAACTTCCCTGTTGGCCAGCGTGTCCTGGTAGACAGCTCCTTTGGCCAGCCCACCACCCAGGGTGAGGCCCGGAAGGAGGAGGCCACGCGCCAGGGCGAGCTGCCCCTGGTCAAGGAGGTGCTGCTGGTGGCGTTGGGCAGTCGCCAGCGCAGGCCCTACTTGCTG GTGCACGTGGACCAGGAGCTCCTTATTTATGAGGCCTTCCCCCATGACTCACAGCTCGGCCAGGGGAACCTCAAAGTTCGCTTCAAGAAG GTCCCCCACAACATCAACTTCCGGGAGAAGAAGCCAAAGCCATCCAAGAAGAAGGCAGAAGGGGGTAGCACGGAGGAGGGCACGGGGCCCCGAGGCCGCGTGGCGCGGTTCCGCTACTTCGAGGACATTTACGGCTACTCCGGG GTGTTCATCTGCGGTCCCTCGCCCCACTGGCTCCTGGTGACTGGCCGGGGGGCCCTGCGGCTGCACCCCATGGGCATCGACGGCCCCATCGACTCCTTTGCCCCATTCCACAACATCAACTGCCCCCGAGGGTTCCTGTACTTCAACAGACAG GGTGAGCTGAGGATCAGCGTTCTGCCCGCCTACTTGTCCTACGACGCCCCGTGGCCTGTTCGGAAGATCCCGCTGCGCTGCACCGCCCACTATGTGGCTTACCATGTGGAGTCCAAG GTGTACGCCGTCGCCACCAGCACCAGCACCCCTTGCACACGTGTTCCACGCATGACGGGCGAGGAGAAGGAGTTTGAGACCATTGAGAGAG ACGAGCGGTACGTCCACCCTCAGCAGGAGGCCTTCTGCATCCAGCTCATCTCCCCCGTCAGCTGGGAGGCCATCCCCAATGCCAG AATCGAGCTGGAGGAGTGGGAGCACGTGACCTGCATGAAGACTGTGTCGCTGCGCAGCGAGGAGACCGTATCGGGCCTCAAGGGCTACGTGGCCGCCGGGACCTGCCTCATGCAAGGGGAGGAGGTCACGTGCCGAGGGCGG ATCCTGATCATGGATGTGATTGAGGTGGTGCCTGAGCCTGGCCAGCCCCTGACCAAGAACAAGTTTAAGGTCCTGTATGAGAAGGAGCAGAAGGGCCCCGTGACCGCCCTGTGCCACTGCAATGGCCACCTGGTGTCGGCCATCGGCCAGAAG aTCTTCCTGTGGAGCCTGCGGGCCAGCGAGCTGACGGGCATGGCCTTCATCGACACGCAGCTCTACATACACCAGATGATCAGCGTCAAGAACTTCATCCTGGCCGCGGACGTCATGAAGAGCATCTCGCTGCTGCGCTACCAAGAGGAGAGCAAGACACTGAGCCTCGTGTCCCGG GATGCCAAGCCCCTGGAAGTGTACAGCGTGGACTTCATGGTGGACAACGCGCAGCTGGGCTTTCTGG TGTCCGACCGTGACCGCAACCTCATGGTCTACATGTACCTGCCGGAAG CCAAAGAGAGCTTTGGGGGCATGAGGCTGCTGCGCCGGGCGGACTTCCACGTGGGTGCCCACGTGAACACGTTCTGGAGGACCCCGTGCCGGGGGGCCGCTGAGGGGCCCAGCAAGAAGTCCGTCGTGTGGGAGAACAAGCACATCACATGGTTCG CCACACTGGACGGCGGCATCGGGCTGCTGCTGCCCATGCAGGAGAAGACCTACCGGCggctgctgatgctgcagaaTGCCCTGACCACCATGCTGCCCCACCACGCTGGCCTCAACCCCCGCGCCTTCCG GATGCTGCATGTGGATAGGCGCGTCCTGCAGAATGCTGTGCGCAACGTGCTGGATGGGGAGCTGCTCAACCGCTACCTGTACCTGAGCACCATGGAGCGTGGGGAGCTGGCCAAGAAGATCGGCACCACACCCGACATC ATCCTGGATGACCTGTTGGAGACGGACCGAGTCACTGCCCACTTCTAG
- the CPSF1 gene encoding cleavage and polyadenylation specificity factor subunit 1 isoform X4, with protein MYAVYKQAHPPTGLEFSMYCNFFNNSERNLVVAGTSQLYVYRLNRDSEAPTKNDRSTDGKAHREHREKLELVASFSFFGNVMSMASVQLAGAKRDALLLSFKDAKLSVVEYDPGTHDLKTLSLHYFEEPELRDGFVQNVHTPRVRVDPDGRCAAMLIYGTRLVVLPFRRESLAEEHEGLVGEGQRSSFLPSYIIDVRALDEKLLNIVDLQFLHGYYEPTLLILFEPNQTWPGRVAVRQDTCSIVAISLNITQKVHPVIWSLTSLPFDCTQALAVPKPIGGVVIFAVNSLLYLNQSVPPYGVALNSLTTGTTAFPLRTQEGVRITLDCAQAAFISYDKMVISLKGGEIYVLTLITDGMRSVRAFHFDKAAASVLTTSMVTMEPGYLFLGSRLGNSLLLKYTEKLQEPPASTTREAADKEEPPSKKKRVDATTGWSGGKSVPQDEVDEIEVYGSEAQSGTQLATYSFEVCDSILNIGPCANAAMGEPAFLSEEFQNSPEPDLEIVVCSGYGKNGALSVLQKSIRPQVVTTFELPGCYDMWTVISPVRKEQEETLKGEGTEPEPGAPEAEDDGRRHGFLILSREDSTMILQTGQEIMELDASGFATQGPTVFAGNIGDNRYIVQVSPLGIRLLEGVNQLHFIPVDLGSPIVQCAVADPYVVIMSAEGHVTMFLLKNDSYGGRHHRLALHKPPLHHSKVITLCVYRDVSGMFTTESRLGGVRDELGGRGGPEAEGQGAETSPTVDDEEEMLYGDSGSLFSPSKEEARRSSQPPADRDPTPFRAEPTHWCLLVRENGAMEIYQLPDWRLVFLVKNFPVGQRVLVDSSFGQPTTQGEARKEEATRQGELPLVKEVLLVALGSRQRRPYLLVHVDQELLIYEAFPHDSQLGQGNLKVRFKKVPHNINFREKKPKPSKKKAEGGSTEEGTGPRGRVARFRYFEDIYGYSGVFICGPSPHWLLVTGRGALRLHPMGIDGPIDSFAPFHNINCPRGFLYFNRQGELRISVLPAYLSYDAPWPVRKIPLRCTAHYVAYHVESKVYAVATSTSTPCTRVPRMTGEEKEFETIERDERYVHPQQEAFCIQLISPVSWEAIPNARIELEEWEHVTCMKTVSLRSEETVSGLKGYVAAGTCLMQGEEVTCRGRILIMDVIEVVPEPGQPLTKNKFKVLYEKEQKGPVTALCHCNGHLVSAIGQKIFLWSLRASELTGMAFIDTQLYIHQMISVKNFILAADVMKSISLLRYQEESKTLSLVSRDAKPLEVYSVDFMVDNAQLGFLVSDRDRNLMVYMYLPEAKESFGGMRLLRRADFHVGAHVNTFWRTPCRGAAEGPSKKSVVWENKHITWFATLDGGIGLLLPMQEKTYRRLLMLQNALTTMLPHHAGLNPRAFRMLHVDRRVLQNAVRNVLDGELLNRYLYLSTMERGELAKKIGTTPDIILDDLLETDRVTAHF; from the exons ATGTACGCCGTGTACAAGCAGGCGCATCCGCCCACCGGCCTGGAGTTCTCCATGTACTGCAACTTCTTTAACAACAGCGAGCGCAACCTCGTGGTAGCCGGGACCTCGCAGCTCTATGTATACCGCCTCAACCGGGACTCCGAG gcgCCGACCAAAAATGACAGGAGCACAG ACGGGAAGGCCCACCGGGAGCACCGGGAAAAGCTGGAGCTGGtggcttccttctccttctttggcaacGTCATGTCCATGGCCAGTGTGCAGCTGGCTGGTGCCAAGCGGGATGCCCTGCTCTTGAGCTTCAAGGATGCCaag CTGTCGGTGGTGGAGTACGACCCGGGCACCCACGACCTCAAGACCCTGTCTCTGCACTACTTCGAGGAGCCTGAGCTGCGG GACGGCTTCGTGCAGAACGTGCACACGCCCCGGGTGCGTGTGGACCCCGACGGGCGCTGCGCGGCCATGCTCATCTACGGCACACGGCTGGTGGTCCTGCCCTTCCGCAGGGAGAGCCTGGCCGAGGAGCACGAGGGGCTCGTGGGGGAGGG GCAGAGGTCCAGCTTCCTGCCCAGCTACATCATCGACGTGCGGGCCCTGGACGAGAAGCTTCTCAACATCGTCGACCTGCAGTTCCTGCACGGCTACTATGAGCCCACCCTGCTCATCCTGTTTGAGCCCAACCAGACGTGGCCTGG GCGGGTGGCCGTGCGGCAGGACACATGCTCCATCGTGGCCATCTCCCTGAACATCACGCAGAAGGTGCACCCCGTCATCTGGTCCCTCACCAGCCTGCCCTTCGACTGCACCCAGGCCCTGGCGGTGCCCAAGCCCATAG GCGGGGTGGTGATCTTCGCGGTCAACTCGCTGCTGTACCTGAACCAGAGCGTCCCTCCCTACGGTGTGGCTCTCAACAGCCTCACCACCGGCACCACTGCCTTTCCCCTGC GCACCCAGGAAGGTGTGCGGATCACCCTGGACTGTGCTCAGGCGGCCTTCATCTCCTATGACAAGATGGTCATCTCCCTCAAGGGCGGTGAGAT CTACGTGCTGACGCTCATCACGGATGGCATGCGCAGTGTCCGGGCCTTCCACTTCGACAAGGCTGCCGCCAGCGTCCTCACCACCAGT ATGGTCACCATGGAGCCTGGGTATCTGTTCCTCGGCTCTCGTCTCGGCAACTCGCTGCTCCTCAAGTACACGGAGAAGCTGCAGGAGCCCCCAGCCAGTACCACCCGTGAGGCTGCCGACAAG GAAGAGCCGCCCTCCAAGAAGAAGCGTGTGGACGCCACCACGGGCTGGTCAG GGGGCAAGTCAGTGCCGCAGGACGAGGTGGACGAGATTGAAGTGTACGGCAGTGAGGCGCAGTCAGGCACACAGCTGGCCACGTACTCCTTTGAG GTGTGTGACAGCATCCTCAACATCGGACCCTGTGCCAACGCTGCCATGGGCGAGCCCGCCTTCCTCTCTGAAGAG TTTCAGAACAGTCCGGAGCCAGACCTGGAGATCGTGGTGTGCTCTGGCTATGGCAAGAACGGGGCCCTGTCGGTGCTGCAG AAGAGCATCCGGCCCCAGGTGGTGACGACCTTTGAGCTCCCTGGCTGCTATGACATGTGGACAGTCATTTCCCCCGTGCGTAAGGAGCAG GAGGAGACCCTCAAGGGGGAGGGCACGGAGCCAGAGCCTGGTGCTCCTGAGGCCGAGGATGACGGGCGGAGACACGGGTTCCTCATTCTTAGCCGGGAAGACTCTACCATG ATCCTGCAGACAGGGCAGGAGATCATGGAGCTGGACGCCAGCGGCTTTGCCACGCAGGGCCCCACGGTCTTCGCTGGCAACATCGGGGACAACCGTTACATCGTGCAGGTGTCGCCACTCGGCATCCGCCTGCTGGAAGGAG TGAACCAGCTGCACTTCATCCCCGTGGACCTGGGTTCCCCCATCGTGCAGTGTGCCGTGGCCGACCCCTACGTGGTCATCATGAGCGCTGAGGGCCACGTCACCATGTTCCTGCTCAAGAACGACTCGTACGGGGGCCGCCATCACCGCCTGGCGCTGCACAAGCCGCCCCTGCACCAT TCCAAGGTGATCACACTGTGTGTGTACCGGGACGTCAGCGGCATGTTCACCACTGAGAGCCGTCTGGGTGGAGTCCGCGACGAGCTGGGGGGCCGCGGCGGCCCTGAGGCCGAGGGCCAGGGCGCAGAGACCAG CCCCACGGTGGATGACGAGGAGGAGATGCTCTACGGGGACTCCGGCTCCCTCTTCAGCCCCAGCAAGGAGGAGGCGCGCAGGAGCAGTCAGCCACCCGCCGACCGGGACCCCACACCCTTCCGGGCCGAGCCCACCCACTGGTGCCTGCTGGTGCGGGAGAACGGAGCCATGGAG ATCTACCAGCTCCCCGACTGGCGGCTCGTGTTCCTGGTGAAGAACTTCCCTGTTGGCCAGCGTGTCCTGGTAGACAGCTCCTTTGGCCAGCCCACCACCCAGGGTGAGGCCCGGAAGGAGGAGGCCACGCGCCAGGGCGAGCTGCCCCTGGTCAAGGAGGTGCTGCTGGTGGCGTTGGGCAGTCGCCAGCGCAGGCCCTACTTGCTG GTGCACGTGGACCAGGAGCTCCTTATTTATGAGGCCTTCCCCCATGACTCACAGCTCGGCCAGGGGAACCTCAAAGTTCGCTTCAAGAAG GTCCCCCACAACATCAACTTCCGGGAGAAGAAGCCAAAGCCATCCAAGAAGAAGGCAGAAGGGGGTAGCACGGAGGAGGGCACGGGGCCCCGAGGCCGCGTGGCGCGGTTCCGCTACTTCGAGGACATTTACGGCTACTCCGGG GTGTTCATCTGCGGTCCCTCGCCCCACTGGCTCCTGGTGACTGGCCGGGGGGCCCTGCGGCTGCACCCCATGGGCATCGACGGCCCCATCGACTCCTTTGCCCCATTCCACAACATCAACTGCCCCCGAGGGTTCCTGTACTTCAACAGACAG GGTGAGCTGAGGATCAGCGTTCTGCCCGCCTACTTGTCCTACGACGCCCCGTGGCCTGTTCGGAAGATCCCGCTGCGCTGCACCGCCCACTATGTGGCTTACCATGTGGAGTCCAAG GTGTACGCCGTCGCCACCAGCACCAGCACCCCTTGCACACGTGTTCCACGCATGACGGGCGAGGAGAAGGAGTTTGAGACCATTGAGAGAG ACGAGCGGTACGTCCACCCTCAGCAGGAGGCCTTCTGCATCCAGCTCATCTCCCCCGTCAGCTGGGAGGCCATCCCCAATGCCAG AATCGAGCTGGAGGAGTGGGAGCACGTGACCTGCATGAAGACTGTGTCGCTGCGCAGCGAGGAGACCGTATCGGGCCTCAAGGGCTACGTGGCCGCCGGGACCTGCCTCATGCAAGGGGAGGAGGTCACGTGCCGAGGGCGG ATCCTGATCATGGATGTGATTGAGGTGGTGCCTGAGCCTGGCCAGCCCCTGACCAAGAACAAGTTTAAGGTCCTGTATGAGAAGGAGCAGAAGGGCCCCGTGACCGCCCTGTGCCACTGCAATGGCCACCTGGTGTCGGCCATCGGCCAGAAG aTCTTCCTGTGGAGCCTGCGGGCCAGCGAGCTGACGGGCATGGCCTTCATCGACACGCAGCTCTACATACACCAGATGATCAGCGTCAAGAACTTCATCCTGGCCGCGGACGTCATGAAGAGCATCTCGCTGCTGCGCTACCAAGAGGAGAGCAAGACACTGAGCCTCGTGTCCCGG GATGCCAAGCCCCTGGAAGTGTACAGCGTGGACTTCATGGTGGACAACGCGCAGCTGGGCTTTCTGG TGTCCGACCGTGACCGCAACCTCATGGTCTACATGTACCTGCCGGAAG CCAAAGAGAGCTTTGGGGGCATGAGGCTGCTGCGCCGGGCGGACTTCCACGTGGGTGCCCACGTGAACACGTTCTGGAGGACCCCGTGCCGGGGGGCCGCTGAGGGGCCCAGCAAGAAGTCCGTCGTGTGGGAGAACAAGCACATCACATGGTTCG CCACACTGGACGGCGGCATCGGGCTGCTGCTGCCCATGCAGGAGAAGACCTACCGGCggctgctgatgctgcagaaTGCCCTGACCACCATGCTGCCCCACCACGCTGGCCTCAACCCCCGCGCCTTCCG GATGCTGCATGTGGATAGGCGCGTCCTGCAGAATGCTGTGCGCAACGTGCTGGATGGGGAGCTGCTCAACCGCTACCTGTACCTGAGCACCATGGAGCGTGGGGAGCTGGCCAAGAAGATCGGCACCACACCCGACATC ATCCTGGATGACCTGTTGGAGACGGACCGAGTCACTGCCCACTTCTAG